Within the Montipora foliosa isolate CH-2021 chromosome 11, ASM3666993v2, whole genome shotgun sequence genome, the region GAAGTGTCCTTTGTATTTTCATTGTATCGTAGAATAGGACAAGATCGAGAATTCTCGACCCCATCAATTTTGCACTGTATTTCCACGATGACAGTCCCTTCCACCTCCCCCCACCCCTACGTCGTTCTGTGGAAAACGTCGCAACGGCGATGTCTCTCCCCTTTTAGCCTTACTTTCGATTCAAATTGATTGTAATGTTTCTTTTCTTATGGATTGTGAGTCCTACCCCGACTGAAGACACTAACATCTCAATCAAGTAATTTTCTTAAGCTTCCGGTAATTAACATCAGCAAGGTTTATTTGGACATTTTGTTCACTTATTGACATAGTAGTGGTAGTTAACTTCTTTATTACTTCCGCAATTGTGGCACTTCTATCTCTAAAACTTTAGTCTACAGTTTTCGCCTTTAGGAATCTGCCTGAATCAGACCTGCTTTTGTAAGATGAGCGCAACGCAAAAGTGGACGGACGGGAAAGGCTTTGGGCATTCTTTTTCACCATCGCTCTGCGCGTAACCCGAAATCTTGACTTGAGAGCGGGCCATCGCAGTTTGTGTCTTCAGGAGATTGTTATCGTACGGGGACTCAGGGTGTTGAATATTAGAAATAGTACATTACAGCGAAAATAACTTACATGGTTcctttatttgaataaaaatgtgCCATCTGTTCTGgtcagttttttttctgtttactcATAAACGTTTCCTGTCACcgaaattttaaagaaatttttcgTTTCAGTTCGATTGCAAGACAACaactttgtatttaaaatttaaaccaGGAATATCAGCGATAgatgaagaggaaaaaaggagtCGAACATAACGTAAAACAGCATACATCAGATGTACAGGCCTCAGATTTCATTtagaatttttttgtaaaacttCAATTATTTCAACCAACAGAGTTTGCGGAAGCATCAATTACACCTATTAATTAACGGTAtaaggtttctttttttcttcgcaCTTAAATTGGTCCTTTAATGTCCCTAGCTTATCGTTGCCAGGCTGTTTAAGAGGACAGAAGCGCGTTCATCGAGACCATGAAGCTTTTTATcttgttctttttgttgccATTTGTGTCGTGTCGAAGTCAAGCCGATGGTAAGTGTATCTTTTTTTAAACCTTTAAGGAATTAGGAATTATAtcattgcaagaaaaaaaggtaaatgcCTTACTATACGATTACGTTATTTTAGAGAGGGAGACGCAATTAGCCTTTTGCAGTATTCTAAGTATACGGCCCCAGTCTAGATATACCACAGAGGAAAGACCACAGGAAATCAATGCCCTATATTGCGAATAGTGTTCTTTCTATCCTACAGAGAGTTGTGATACGGGAcgtacggtttatcgtccttatccgagaagactaaagAGTAAAACCATTTACAgatataattacaaaggcagcacttaaAGACCTTCAGTTTTGGTCCGGGCGGAGTTTTGATCCAACGATCTTCCGCACAGTTGTCCGATACCCCGGAACCAAATGAGCCAACCAGTCGGTATTCGATGGCCTTCGACATTTCATTTTGCTATTCCTTTGCTTGCTTCTATTTCATCGGCTTTGACCAAACTAGTTTTCCCTTGTCTCTGCTATGAAAACGTTTTTATACGTGGCTTTTTCTAGAATATATTATTAGATTGAAAAGAAGACATCCTTCCTTGAACAATTGCGCTTCTCTTGTACAAACGTTTTTTGAGGTACAATTCATTGCTATTAACTGAAAACattaatttcttccttttctttatccCATGTACTTCATCGTCTCAAAACCAATTGTGTCAGTTGGATCAACAGAAGAACCTTCAGAGGAACCAGTACCAGAGGGTAAGCTGCGATCGAGTGGTACTTCGTTCGGAACAAGTATCCCGAAATAGACCCACTCTTGAACCCAATGGCTCTTAAAAATATCCGTTTCTTGACTTTCTATACGCTGTCCCGTCGTCTAAACCATATTTCAACCAAGAGATCTGCGATTTAACTGTGGCAGCGCATGGCGATACGTGTATTACTTTGTTGTTGTGAAAAAACTAGCCTTTACCTCCATGAATACCTACAGTAAATTTTAAAAGTAGAATTTTACGATCAACTCTCCCTAGCTAAAAATCATTCATATGATGTAAACCAGAGCACACCCTTTTTTTCCCCTGAGGAGAGCTATTGATGGTCTACAGGAAAACGTCAAGTGGGCTACGAGTAGGAGGAACCCAGTTTCACTCGGTTAGACTCGAACTCAGACTCGCGCAGTTTTCCTTCCCACTCTTCACGCGGGTAATTCTATCGTTCCTGGTGTGATGAAGGGGGAAGGTGTTTTGCGACAGTAACTTAAACATATTGAGCAGCAGAGGGACTGCTTTTAATTACCGACTaagaccatagttaatagaggggaatggtttgaaagctcggcaaacatcaaaggagcaaacaaagatgccaagatttaggttggaaagtccacgaccgtgcacaatcttttgttttgcgctccgcatacactatgcatgaattacatAACCAatacgtttctattggttagttcctcagtgcGGAGAAAACAACTCTTGTGTTTTGTgtacggtcaaggccaaaaaagagaacacaaacctacaacaaagaaatttggcaggtttcataaccattcccctctattaactatgataaGACAGATAACTTGAGTAACTCTTGGCTCTAGGAATCACTTACAAGCCTGTTGGATGCTTTAGAGATCGCTTTAGCCCTCGAGCCATGCCGGAGCTTTTGAAGAACTTCCGAGGTACCATTGACTGGAACCATTTGGACAAGATCGTAGAGAGGTGTGCGGAGGAAGCCATGAATAAACGTGAGTACAGAGAGTGGTGATAACGACTCTTCGCGGCAACGACAACACCTGAAAACAACGATATCATATTTTATCGTGTGGCACGTGCAGCTCGCATTTTAGCTCACATTTTTTGCGGTACTTTGCAAATCCAGCGGATAAGCAttagcgaaaccaattgagttatccggTGGACAGTGGTTTATCCAGTGCATAGCGCTAttcacccttcgaacaactagGGTCTG harbors:
- the LOC137976292 gene encoding uncharacterized protein, whose protein sequence is MKLFILFFLLPFVSCRSQADVGSTEEPSEEPVPEGITYKPVGCFRDRFSPRAMPELLKNFRGTIDWNHLDKIVERCAEEAMNKRQEYFGIQFWGECWAGEDSDLTYDQYGEDPSGCYENLVGMAMHNMVYKFDLPE